A genomic segment from Hypanus sabinus isolate sHypSab1 chromosome 8, sHypSab1.hap1, whole genome shotgun sequence encodes:
- the LOC132397692 gene encoding transcription cofactor vestigial-like protein 1 isoform X2: MEQPRSEVVNPSEVTQRPGSEVVHPTIRVTQRPGSEVLNLTKVVQRPESEVMKPTVTVTQRPGSEGTSHCTVFTYFKGDINSVVDEHFSRALGQRGRSETPSRAGEELQSVTWPQATRWPPPSLGRMFPVTGQNTRESPVTTAGSLPDQRPVPGVGAADPWLLPAGAQHMGVLFQPHLLQPRNILPAVDSEGHYGLSTVPSTLPPQQKTAVPHPWTGISHHHPKGINPERGMRPEQWGNEKGFVPETHKDIYWY, encoded by the exons ATGGAGCAGCCAAGGTCAGAGGTCGTGAACCCCTCTGAGGTAACCCAGCGACCAGGATCAGAGGTTGTGCACCCAACCATCCGGGTCACCCAGCGACCAGGGTCTGAGGTATTGAACCTAACGAAGGTAGTCCAGCGGCCAGAGTCAGAAGTCATGAAACCCACCGTTACAGTAACACAGCGACCAGGGTCAGAGGGCACCTCCCACTGCACTGTCTTTACATACTTCAAAGGCGACATCAACAGTGTGGTGGACGAACACTTCTCCCGTGCGTTGGGGCAAAGGGGAAGGTCTGAAACCCCTAGCCGGGCTG GTGAGGAGCTGCAGTCAGTGACATGGCCACAGGCTACAAGGTGGCCACCGCCGTCCCTGGGAAGGATGTTCCCTGTCACGGGACAAAACACAAGGGAGAGCCCAGTGACTACTGCTGGGTCACTGCCAGACCAGCGCCCAGTGCCAGGAGTTGGGGCTGCTGATCCTTGGCTTCTGCCAGCTGGAGCCCAGCACATGGGTGTCCTCTTCCAGCCACACCTCCTGCAGCCCCGGAACATACTGCCCGCTGTGGACTCCGAGGGACACTATGGCCTGAGTACAGTCCCCAgcacactccctcctcaacagaaGACTGCTGTTCCACACCCCTGGACAGGAATCTCCCACCATCACCCCAAGGGTATCAACCCCGAGAGAGGAATGAGGCCTGAGCAGTGGGGGAATGAGAAAG
- the LOC132397692 gene encoding uncharacterized protein LOC132397692 isoform X1, whose translation MSSRRVASQQGSPSLGVGTGSMEQPRSEVVNPSEVTQRPGSEVVHPTIRVTQRPGSEVLNLTKVVQRPESEVMKPTVTVTQRPGSEGTSHCTVFTYFKGDINSVVDEHFSRALGQRGRSETPSRAGEELQSVTWPQATRWPPPSLGRMFPVTGQNTRESPVTTAGSLPDQRPVPGVGAADPWLLPAGAQHMGVLFQPHLLQPRNILPAVDSEGHYGLSTVPSTLPPQQKTAVPHPWTGISHHHPKGINPERGMRPEQWGNEKGFVPETHKDIYWY comes from the exons ATGAGCAGCCGCAGAGTTGCCTCTCAACAGGGCAGCCCCTCACTGGGGGTAGGCACAG GATCGATGGAGCAGCCAAGGTCAGAGGTCGTGAACCCCTCTGAGGTAACCCAGCGACCAGGATCAGAGGTTGTGCACCCAACCATCCGGGTCACCCAGCGACCAGGGTCTGAGGTATTGAACCTAACGAAGGTAGTCCAGCGGCCAGAGTCAGAAGTCATGAAACCCACCGTTACAGTAACACAGCGACCAGGGTCAGAGGGCACCTCCCACTGCACTGTCTTTACATACTTCAAAGGCGACATCAACAGTGTGGTGGACGAACACTTCTCCCGTGCGTTGGGGCAAAGGGGAAGGTCTGAAACCCCTAGCCGGGCTG GTGAGGAGCTGCAGTCAGTGACATGGCCACAGGCTACAAGGTGGCCACCGCCGTCCCTGGGAAGGATGTTCCCTGTCACGGGACAAAACACAAGGGAGAGCCCAGTGACTACTGCTGGGTCACTGCCAGACCAGCGCCCAGTGCCAGGAGTTGGGGCTGCTGATCCTTGGCTTCTGCCAGCTGGAGCCCAGCACATGGGTGTCCTCTTCCAGCCACACCTCCTGCAGCCCCGGAACATACTGCCCGCTGTGGACTCCGAGGGACACTATGGCCTGAGTACAGTCCCCAgcacactccctcctcaacagaaGACTGCTGTTCCACACCCCTGGACAGGAATCTCCCACCATCACCCCAAGGGTATCAACCCCGAGAGAGGAATGAGGCCTGAGCAGTGGGGGAATGAGAAAG